A single region of the Gadus morhua chromosome 5, gadMor3.0, whole genome shotgun sequence genome encodes:
- the LOC115544027 gene encoding LOW QUALITY PROTEIN: potassium channel subfamily K member 5-like (The sequence of the model RefSeq protein was modified relative to this genomic sequence to represent the inferred CDS: deleted 1 base in 1 codon), whose amino-acid sequence MVDKGPLLTSAIIFYLSIGAAIFQVLEEPNWKLAAEEYKVEKGKILLAYPCLSEDDLDKILKVVADASSQGVTITGRKTFNNWNWPNAVIFAATVITTIGYGNMAPKTPAGRMFCIFYGLFGVPLCLSWISELGKFFGGRAKHLGQYLTKKGLSLRKAQFACTAIFVLWGVLFHLVLPPFVFKSQEGWTYVEGLYFSFITLTTIGFGDLVAGVDPNTDYPTLYRYFVEVWIYLGLAWLSLFFNWKVRMVVEAHKALKKRRKRRKLSVDELRHTKEAHKASLRLTPTPSDVNIFSFLSKKQEGYNDLIKQIGAKKDRGLNGNACGPPKDGGGGGGGSGEGVSKDMSRSKSCNDAMSYNGHPILSLEQSPRQKRRYSFSDRVGVAFSKSKSYLLGSDSGLLLTDDLAEAEAEQDRMYENQLDKEVDLEHGGLLGGGGGAGGSRRWDSKEYQPLTFQNANITFIDEENLLNNNLEGRGGEGEGDDHDAEDYDDDEGEGGTSKAKSSVTTCDENVCESETDSKEEQSSELEGSVFTSDGSDHNHSYEELVEEYAKEDNMDL is encoded by the exons ATGGTAGATAAAGGTCCCCTCTTAACTTCGGCAATAATCTTCTACTTGTCCATTGGTGCAGCAATATTTCAAGTCCTCGAAGAGCCTAATTGGAAACTCGCTGCAGAAGAATATAAGGTCGAAAAAGGAAAAATACTCCTAGCCTACCCCTGTCTGTCAGAAGATGATTTGGACAAAATACTCAAG GTGGTGGCCGACGCCTCAAGCCAAGGAGTCACCATCACCGGCAGAAAGACCTTCAACAATTGGAACTGGCCCAACGCAGTCATATTCGCGGCAACCGTCATCACCACAATCG GTTATGGAAACATGGCCCCCAAAACCCCGGCGGGCCGGATGTTTTGCATCTTCTACGGGCTGTTCGGTGTGCCGTTGTGTCTGAGCTGGATCAGTGAGCTGGGGAAGTTCTTTGGTGGCCGGGCCAAGCACCTGGGCCAGTACCTGACCAAGAAAGGTCTTTCCCTG AGAAAGGCCCAGTTCGCCTGCACAGCCATTTTTGTTCTTTGGGGCGTCCTGTTTCACCTCGTCCTCCCACCGTTTGTGTTCAAGTCCCAGGAGGGATGGACATATGTGGAAGGCTTGTACTTCTCATTCATCACTTTGACCACAATCGGATTTGGAGACCTAGTAGCAG GTGTGGACCCAAACACGGATTACCCCACACTGTACCGCTACTTCGTGGAGGTGTGGATTTACCTGGGCCTGGCGTGGCTCTCGCTGTTCTTCAACTGGAAGGTGCGGATGGTGGTGGAAGCCCACAAGGCCTTGAAGAAACGCCGCAAGCGCCGCAAGCTGTCGGTGGACGAGCTGCGCCACACCAAGGAGGCCCATAAGGCCTCCCTGCGGCTGACACCCACGCCCAGCGACGTCAACATCTTCAGCTTCCTGTCCAAGAAGCAGGAGGGCTACAACGACCTGATCAAGCAGATCGGCGCCAAGAAGGACCGGGGCCTGAACGGCAACGCCTGTGGCCCCCCCAaggacggcggcggcggtggcggcggcagcggcgagGGGGTCTCGAAAGACATGAGCCGCTCCAAGAGCTGCAACGACGCCATGTCGTACAACGGCCACCCCATCCTCAGCCTGGAGCAGTCGCCGCGGCAGAAGCGGCGCTACAGCTTCAGCGACCGCGTGGGGGTGGCCTTCTCCAAGTCCAAGAGCTACCTGCTGGGCTCGGACAGCGGGCTGCTGCTGACGGACGACCtggcggaggcggaggcggagcagGACCGCATGTACGAGAACCAGCTGGACAAGGAGGTGGACCTGGAGCACGGCGGACTgctggggggcggcggcggggcgggCGGCTCCAGGAGGTGGGACTCTAAGGAGTACCAGCCGCTCACCTTCCAGAACGCCAACATCACGTTCATCGACGAGGAGAACTTGTTGAACAATaacctggag gggagggggggggagggggagggggacgacCACGACGCAGAGGATTATGACGACGACGAGGGGGAAGGGGGCACCTCGAAGGCCAAGTCGTCCGTCACCACGTGCGACGAGAACGTTTGCGAGTCGGAGACGGATTCCAAGGAGGAGCAGAGCTCCGAGTTGGAAGGATCGGTGTTCACCAGCGACGGGTCCGATCACAACCACTCCTATGAGGAGCTGGTGGAAGAATATGCAAAGGAGGATAACATGGACCTTTGA